In a single window of the Luteibacter rhizovicinus DSM 16549 genome:
- a CDS encoding AsmA family protein, which translates to MLAWVVGIFVLLIILIILFIALFDWNRLKPTINEKVSEAIGRPFAINGDLSAHWSREPGEDGLVSLIPWPHFTALDISVANPDWAKTKQFATLQSLQFRLSPFPLISHRIVVPEIRLGQPNIDLERVKNGNNTWTFKMPESTGPSEWQLELNAIVFDKGHIDFNDATNQIAMGIDVTPLSKGIPFDEIMAQQEKDSRAQANKTNGATAKTMAKSGADEKDRQDETKKKQVYLFAWDAKGTYKKSTVEAKAKTGGVLALRDANRPFPVQADARFGDTHIAFVGTLTDPLNVGALDIRLWFSGTSMSHLYDLTGITLPDTPPFATEGHLKANLKKGASVFTYENFTGKVGGSDLGGSLTFNTGGQRPSLTGKLKSNQLLFSDLAPLIGGGSNAEKNERGDSVKQPDDKVIPVEPFKTDRWNAMDADVEFTGVHIVHGDRLPVDNLYTHLTMKNAVLTLDPLKFGVASGTVGSNIHVDGSTTPMKGTFNMGARHLKLKELFPKLAPGDTTLGELNGDASLTAVGNSPAALLGSSNGEIKLLINDGAISSSLLELAGLNVGSYAVNKLFGDETVKINCMAADLVATNGDMDSKLFAFDTEKALINVTGDIDFKSEKLNLDIVPHTKGFRLFSLRSPLYVHGTMKNPSVGVHPGPLILRGGGAIALAVFAAPVAALAALAVPESGKADATQCKPLLDDLKSAPPKAPPPGKTQAQANAGQKK; encoded by the coding sequence GTGTTGGCATGGGTGGTAGGCATCTTCGTCCTGCTCATTATCTTGATCATCCTGTTTATCGCCCTGTTCGACTGGAACAGGCTGAAACCGACGATCAACGAGAAGGTTTCGGAGGCCATCGGCCGGCCGTTCGCCATCAACGGCGATCTTTCCGCGCACTGGTCGCGTGAACCGGGCGAAGACGGACTGGTCAGTCTGATCCCGTGGCCGCACTTCACCGCACTCGATATCAGCGTGGCGAACCCCGATTGGGCGAAGACGAAGCAGTTCGCGACATTGCAGTCACTGCAATTCCGCCTGTCGCCCTTCCCGCTGATCTCACATCGCATCGTCGTGCCGGAGATCCGCCTGGGTCAGCCGAACATCGACCTGGAGCGGGTGAAGAACGGCAACAACACCTGGACGTTCAAGATGCCCGAGAGCACGGGGCCGTCCGAGTGGCAGCTCGAGCTCAACGCCATCGTCTTCGACAAGGGGCATATCGATTTCAACGACGCGACCAACCAGATCGCCATGGGCATCGACGTAACGCCGCTCAGCAAGGGCATCCCCTTCGACGAGATCATGGCCCAGCAGGAAAAGGACTCGCGCGCGCAGGCCAACAAGACTAACGGCGCGACGGCCAAGACCATGGCGAAGTCCGGCGCGGACGAGAAGGATCGCCAGGACGAGACCAAGAAGAAGCAGGTCTATCTGTTCGCCTGGGATGCCAAGGGCACTTATAAGAAGTCGACAGTGGAAGCGAAGGCGAAGACCGGCGGCGTGCTCGCCCTGCGCGATGCCAATCGCCCGTTCCCGGTGCAGGCCGACGCTCGCTTCGGCGATACGCATATCGCCTTCGTCGGTACGCTGACCGATCCCTTGAACGTGGGTGCGCTCGATATCCGCCTGTGGTTCTCCGGCACGAGCATGTCCCATCTTTACGACCTGACGGGCATCACCCTGCCGGATACGCCGCCCTTCGCGACGGAAGGCCACCTCAAGGCCAACCTGAAGAAAGGCGCGAGTGTCTTCACGTACGAGAACTTCACCGGCAAGGTCGGTGGAAGCGATCTCGGCGGCAGCCTCACCTTCAACACCGGCGGTCAGCGTCCCAGCCTCACTGGCAAGCTGAAGTCGAACCAGCTGCTGTTCTCCGATCTCGCGCCGCTGATCGGTGGTGGCTCCAATGCGGAGAAAAACGAGCGCGGCGATTCGGTCAAGCAGCCCGACGACAAAGTCATTCCCGTCGAGCCGTTCAAGACGGATCGCTGGAACGCGATGGATGCCGATGTCGAATTCACCGGCGTGCATATCGTCCATGGCGATCGCCTGCCGGTCGATAATCTCTATACGCACCTGACCATGAAGAACGCCGTCCTGACGCTCGATCCGCTGAAGTTCGGCGTGGCCAGCGGTACGGTCGGCAGCAACATACACGTGGATGGCTCGACCACGCCGATGAAGGGCACGTTCAACATGGGCGCTCGCCACCTCAAGCTGAAGGAGCTTTTCCCGAAGCTGGCTCCCGGCGATACGACCCTGGGTGAGCTCAACGGCGATGCGTCGCTGACGGCCGTGGGCAATTCGCCGGCAGCCCTGCTCGGCAGTTCCAACGGTGAAATCAAGCTACTGATCAACGATGGCGCGATCAGCAGTTCGCTACTGGAACTGGCAGGCCTGAATGTCGGCAGCTACGCGGTGAACAAGCTGTTCGGCGACGAAACGGTCAAGATCAACTGCATGGCCGCTGATCTGGTCGCGACCAACGGCGACATGGACTCGAAGCTGTTCGCCTTCGATACCGAGAAAGCGCTGATCAACGTCACCGGCGACATCGACTTCAAGAGCGAGAAGCTCAACCTCGATATCGTGCCGCACACCAAGGGCTTCCGCCTCTTCTCGCTGCGCTCGCCGCTGTACGTGCACGGCACGATGAAGAACCCGTCCGTCGGCGTGCATCCGGGGCCGCTGATCCTTCGCGGTGGTGGTGCCATCGCCCTCGCCGTGTTCGCTGCACCGGTGGCTGCGCTCGCCGCCCTGGCTGTTCCGGAAAGCGGCAAGGCCGACGCCACGCAGTGCAAGCCCTTGCTCGACGACCTCAAGAGCGCTCCGCCGAAGGCTCCGCCCCCGGGGAAGACGCAAGCGCAAGCCAACGCGGGCCAGAAGAAGTAG
- a CDS encoding SDR family NAD(P)-dependent oxidoreductase, protein MNPLKLARSTNPAVPLRGSIALITGGGRGVGRLFARRLAAEGATVVLVARSADELGEVAACIASSGGHAETFVVDVTDMVAVQNVVARIEKQVGPIDVLINNAGIFGPIGNTWECDWRAWWKTIEVNLGGAVAFSHSVIPHMAARRRGRIVNVTSQAGAFRWPTVSAYSVSKDALIKFSENLAIECHASSIRVFAYHPGLLALGMTLQGKSMEGAADNAQARVGAWCRAQLESEMVASEEDAATKLVMVLSGRYDILTGRYITVWDDLDVLVERLGGVTAAGYKNYLMLRPQRDCRDEARSPWQRPTRSLLGTAWSRLTRLLRWLGR, encoded by the coding sequence ATGAACCCACTCAAGTTAGCCCGCTCGACCAATCCAGCCGTTCCACTGCGTGGTTCGATCGCACTGATTACCGGCGGAGGTCGGGGTGTCGGCCGCTTGTTCGCACGACGCCTTGCCGCAGAGGGCGCGACGGTGGTCCTTGTCGCGCGGTCCGCGGACGAACTCGGTGAAGTGGCTGCTTGCATCGCATCCAGCGGTGGGCATGCAGAAACCTTCGTCGTCGATGTGACCGACATGGTCGCGGTGCAAAACGTTGTCGCGCGGATCGAGAAGCAGGTGGGACCGATTGATGTCCTGATAAATAACGCGGGCATATTCGGACCGATCGGGAATACGTGGGAATGCGACTGGCGAGCCTGGTGGAAGACGATCGAAGTGAACCTGGGTGGCGCCGTTGCATTTAGTCATTCGGTCATCCCGCACATGGCAGCCCGCCGCCGCGGCCGTATCGTCAACGTGACCAGTCAGGCAGGAGCGTTTCGCTGGCCTACCGTCTCCGCCTATTCGGTCTCGAAAGACGCGCTCATCAAATTCAGTGAAAACCTGGCCATCGAATGTCACGCATCGTCGATCAGGGTGTTCGCGTATCACCCTGGTTTATTGGCCTTAGGCATGACGCTCCAGGGGAAGTCCATGGAAGGGGCAGCGGATAACGCGCAGGCAAGGGTGGGGGCATGGTGCCGAGCGCAATTGGAATCCGAGATGGTCGCGTCCGAGGAGGACGCGGCCACCAAACTGGTCATGGTGCTGTCGGGGAGATATGACATATTAACTGGTCGTTACATCACGGTCTGGGACGACCTGGATGTGCTGGTCGAGCGGCTTGGTGGCGTAACGGCCGCTGGGTACAAGAACTACCTCATGCTTCGACCACAGCGTGATTGCCGCGACGAAGCCAGGTCGCCATGGCAGCGACCGACACGATCGTTACTGGGTACGGCGTGGAGCCGCCTTACGCGGCTCCTGCGCTGGCTGGGTCGCTGA
- a CDS encoding SDR family NAD(P)-dependent oxidoreductase, whose product MTRQAENTLREAIVLITGGGRGVGRLYAHRLAAEGAFVVLVARSAAELEDVARSIRAEGGKVATYVVDVTTKPAVARVVEEVEEQLGPLDVLINNAGVRGPIGNAWECDWDDWWSTIEINLGGAVAFCHAVIPNMARRRKGRVVNIVSEAGVFRWPTVFAYSVSKAALIKFSENLASECRDDSLSVFAYHPGFLPLGLANEAMDLHASATPAEARVAAWCRAQLESSSAASPGSSAAQLVRLLSGAYDVLTGRYVTVHDDLDLLVARVGTAAASRDYRMLRSSA is encoded by the coding sequence GTGACAAGGCAGGCTGAAAATACGTTACGCGAAGCCATCGTTCTCATCACTGGTGGTGGCCGTGGCGTCGGTCGGCTGTACGCGCACCGCCTTGCGGCCGAGGGTGCTTTCGTTGTGCTCGTCGCGCGCTCGGCCGCTGAACTGGAGGACGTTGCACGGTCGATCAGGGCCGAGGGTGGCAAGGTCGCCACCTATGTCGTCGATGTCACCACCAAGCCCGCGGTGGCACGCGTCGTCGAGGAAGTCGAAGAACAGCTGGGTCCGCTCGATGTGCTGATCAACAACGCGGGCGTGCGCGGTCCCATCGGCAACGCATGGGAATGCGATTGGGACGACTGGTGGAGCACCATCGAAATCAACCTGGGCGGCGCCGTTGCCTTCTGCCACGCAGTGATTCCGAACATGGCGCGACGCCGAAAGGGGCGCGTGGTGAACATCGTCAGCGAAGCCGGGGTATTTCGCTGGCCCACGGTGTTCGCCTATTCCGTCTCCAAGGCTGCGCTCATTAAATTCAGCGAAAACCTGGCATCGGAGTGTCGGGATGATTCGTTGAGCGTGTTTGCCTATCACCCGGGGTTCCTGCCTTTGGGGCTGGCGAACGAAGCGATGGACTTGCACGCGTCGGCCACTCCCGCGGAAGCCAGGGTGGCAGCCTGGTGCCGTGCACAGCTCGAGTCCAGCAGCGCCGCATCGCCCGGGTCATCCGCAGCACAGCTGGTTCGCCTGTTGTCGGGTGCGTACGACGTCCTCACCGGACGTTATGTCACGGTGCACGACGACCTCGATCTCCTGGTGGCGCGCGTAGGGACGGCGGCGGCATCGAGGGACTACCGTATGCTGCGGTCCAGCGCGTGA
- a CDS encoding DMT family transporter, producing the protein MSPSRKAHLQIHFCVLLWGFTAILGKLITLAALPLVWWRMLLVSATLLCMPRVWRGLRALPTKLLLSYAGIGVIVAMHWLTFYGAIKLANASVAATCIALCPVFLAVVEPWVAGRRFDPRELFIGAAIVPGVALVAGGLPGEMRLGLAIGVLSALFVAFFSALNKKLIDRADALTVTCVELGTGTLFLTVLAPFMATPAFVLPSLHDGALIVVLAYGCTLLPFALALAALRHLTAFATQMVTNLEPVYAIVLAIPLLGEQRELGWTFYLGVAVIIGAVFAHPLLHRGEAADASDLVVP; encoded by the coding sequence ATGTCGCCTTCCCGCAAAGCCCACCTACAGATCCACTTCTGCGTCCTGCTCTGGGGCTTCACCGCCATCCTGGGCAAGCTGATCACCCTCGCGGCGTTGCCGCTGGTGTGGTGGCGCATGTTGCTGGTCTCGGCCACCCTGCTCTGCATGCCACGCGTGTGGCGTGGGCTGCGCGCGCTGCCGACCAAGCTGTTGCTTTCGTACGCGGGCATCGGCGTGATCGTCGCGATGCACTGGCTGACATTTTACGGCGCGATCAAGCTCGCGAACGCCTCGGTCGCGGCGACATGTATCGCCTTATGCCCCGTGTTTCTGGCCGTCGTCGAACCCTGGGTGGCGGGTCGGCGCTTCGACCCGCGTGAGCTGTTCATCGGCGCGGCCATCGTGCCGGGCGTGGCGCTCGTGGCGGGCGGCTTGCCGGGTGAGATGCGGCTGGGCCTGGCGATCGGCGTGCTTTCGGCGTTGTTCGTCGCCTTTTTCAGCGCGTTGAACAAAAAGCTGATCGACCGCGCGGACGCGCTGACAGTGACTTGCGTGGAGTTGGGCACGGGGACGTTGTTCCTTACCGTGCTTGCGCCGTTCATGGCGACGCCGGCCTTCGTGCTGCCTTCGCTGCATGACGGCGCACTGATCGTGGTGCTGGCCTATGGGTGCACGCTGCTGCCGTTCGCCCTGGCCCTGGCGGCGTTGCGTCATCTCACGGCATTCGCGACGCAGATGGTGACGAATCTCGAGCCGGTCTACGCGATCGTGCTGGCGATTCCACTTCTGGGTGAACAGCGGGAGCTGGGGTGGACGTTTTACCTGGGGGTCGCGGTGATCATCGGCGCGGTATTCGCGCACCCGCTGTTGCATCGGGGTGAGGCGGCCGATGCGTCGGATCTGGTCGTTCCGTAG
- a CDS encoding isopenicillin N synthase family dioxygenase, with protein MKKVPTLDIRRYDTDREAFVAELGAAYREFGFCCISGHGIPVEAVDGAYDAFKRFFALPDDTKRKYHIPGGGGARGYTPFKVETAKDSKFADLKEFWHIGREIPRDSKFADVMPPNVWPNEVPDFEDKGYGIYEALDNLGARVLRALALHIELPEAFFDDKIDSGNSILRPIHYPPIVQDDVPNVRAGAHEDINFITLLVGASAEGLEVLTREGEWLPITTEGDAIVVNIGDMLQRLTNHVYPSTTHRVTNPQNANARKPRYSVPFFLHPNPDVVLDVLPSCVTPDNPKRYPEPITAHEYLLERLREIKLI; from the coding sequence ATGAAAAAGGTACCCACCCTCGATATCCGTCGCTACGACACCGACCGCGAAGCCTTCGTGGCCGAGCTCGGCGCGGCCTATCGCGAATTCGGCTTCTGCTGCATCAGTGGCCACGGCATTCCTGTCGAGGCCGTCGACGGCGCCTACGACGCGTTCAAGCGCTTCTTCGCGCTGCCCGACGACACCAAGCGCAAGTACCACATCCCTGGTGGCGGCGGTGCGCGCGGCTACACGCCGTTCAAGGTGGAAACCGCCAAGGACAGCAAGTTCGCCGACCTGAAAGAGTTCTGGCACATCGGTCGCGAGATTCCGCGCGACTCGAAGTTCGCCGACGTCATGCCGCCCAACGTCTGGCCGAACGAAGTGCCGGACTTCGAGGACAAGGGTTACGGGATCTACGAGGCGCTGGACAACCTCGGCGCCCGCGTTCTTCGCGCCCTGGCCCTGCACATCGAGCTGCCGGAGGCCTTCTTCGACGACAAGATCGATTCGGGCAACTCCATCCTTCGTCCGATCCACTATCCGCCGATCGTCCAGGACGATGTCCCCAATGTGCGCGCTGGCGCCCACGAGGACATCAACTTCATCACCCTGCTGGTCGGTGCAAGCGCCGAGGGCCTGGAAGTGCTCACGCGTGAAGGCGAGTGGCTGCCCATCACGACCGAGGGCGACGCCATCGTCGTCAACATCGGCGACATGCTGCAGCGCCTGACCAACCACGTCTATCCGTCCACGACCCATCGCGTGACCAATCCGCAGAATGCGAACGCGCGCAAGCCCCGGTATTCCGTCCCGTTTTTCCTGCACCCGAACCCGGACGTCGTCCTCGACGTGCTGCCGTCCTGCGTCACGCCCGACAACCCGAAGCGCTACCCGGAGCCGATCACGGCCCATGAGTACCTGCTCGAACGCCTCCGCGAAATCAAACTGATCTGA
- the glmM gene encoding phosphoglucosamine mutase produces MSERKYFGTDGIRGHVGTYPISADFILRLGRALGAVLARRRAADNRGPNAGPDRRDHGRKVTVVIGKDTRVSGYMFESALEAGLVASGADVRLLGPMPTPAVAFLTRSLRADAGIVISASHNPHQDNGIKFFSGQGEKLDDALEAEIEAELDAEFVTVASEALGKASRIDDAVTRYAEFCKSTVADEFTLNGLSVVLDCAHGATYQVAPKVFRELGADVSTIGAEPNGLNINHGVGSTDPDALARAVVDRGADLGIAFDGDGDRVRIVDRDGTVTDGDDMLYVIARHWKRRGNLPGPVVGTLMSNYGLQRALKQMEIPFIRANVGDRYVLQQLKEHGGVLGGETSGHVLCLDRFTTGDGIVAALALLEALADDNETFADARAGLVKLPQTMLNVRVEGAKAALGSESVKQVLEEVEAVLEGRGRVVLRASGTEPLVRVTIEAADAAEVERLAARLADAVKSAAQATA; encoded by the coding sequence ATGAGCGAGCGCAAATACTTCGGCACCGACGGCATTCGTGGCCATGTGGGCACCTATCCCATCAGCGCGGATTTCATCCTCCGCCTCGGCCGGGCCCTGGGAGCCGTGCTGGCGCGCCGTCGCGCCGCCGACAACCGGGGGCCCAACGCCGGTCCGGACCGCCGCGACCACGGTCGCAAGGTCACCGTGGTGATCGGCAAGGACACGCGCGTTTCCGGCTATATGTTCGAGTCGGCGCTGGAAGCCGGCCTGGTCGCCTCGGGCGCGGACGTGCGTCTGCTCGGCCCGATGCCGACCCCGGCCGTGGCCTTCCTCACCCGCTCCTTGCGCGCCGATGCGGGCATCGTGATCAGTGCCTCGCACAACCCGCATCAGGACAACGGCATCAAGTTCTTCTCCGGCCAGGGCGAGAAGCTCGATGACGCGCTGGAAGCCGAGATCGAGGCCGAGCTCGACGCCGAGTTCGTCACCGTCGCCTCCGAAGCGCTGGGCAAGGCCAGCCGCATCGACGACGCGGTCACCCGTTACGCCGAATTCTGCAAATCCACCGTCGCCGACGAGTTCACCCTCAACGGGCTGAGCGTGGTCCTGGACTGCGCCCACGGCGCCACCTACCAGGTCGCGCCGAAGGTGTTCCGCGAACTGGGCGCCGACGTCTCGACCATCGGCGCCGAGCCGAACGGCCTGAACATCAACCACGGTGTCGGCTCGACGGACCCGGACGCCCTGGCCCGAGCCGTGGTGGATCGCGGTGCCGACCTCGGTATCGCCTTCGACGGCGACGGCGACCGTGTCCGCATCGTCGATCGCGACGGCACGGTGACCGATGGCGACGACATGCTCTACGTCATCGCCCGTCACTGGAAGCGTCGCGGCAACCTGCCGGGACCGGTGGTCGGCACGCTGATGAGCAACTACGGCTTGCAGCGCGCCCTGAAACAGATGGAAATCCCCTTCATCCGCGCCAACGTGGGCGACCGCTATGTGCTCCAGCAACTGAAGGAACACGGCGGCGTGCTCGGTGGCGAGACCTCGGGGCACGTGCTGTGCCTGGACCGTTTCACCACGGGCGACGGCATCGTGGCGGCGCTGGCCCTGCTCGAAGCCCTGGCCGACGACAACGAAACCTTTGCCGACGCCCGTGCCGGGCTGGTCAAGCTGCCGCAGACCATGCTCAACGTCCGCGTCGAGGGTGCCAAGGCCGCGCTGGGCAGCGAGTCGGTCAAGCAAGTGCTGGAAGAGGTCGAGGCCGTGCTGGAAGGGCGGGGGCGCGTGGTGTTGCGTGCGTCGGGCACCGAGCCGCTGGTCCGCGTCACGATCGAAGCGGCCGATGCCGCCGAAGTGGAACGGCTGGCGGCCAGGCTGGCGGACGCCGTAAAATCGGCGGCTCAGGCGACCGCCTGA
- the folP gene encoding dihydropteroate synthase, with translation MNDPFATVLDCNGRALVLDRPRVVGIVNVTPDSFSDGGQHDSLDAAYAHALKLVEEGADMLDIGGESTRPGADDVSVEDEIRRVVPLIERLAAATTVPLSIDTSKSEVMRAAVGAGAGMINDVYALRREGALDTAAELRVPVCLMHMQGEPRRMQDAPDYDDVVGDVHRFLTDRLFSCELAGIDKRRVLVDPGFGFGKNLEHNLALLRAMARFAELGAGAYAGVSRKSMIGAMTGRTDPAARVHGSVAAALIAVQRGAILVRVHDVAPTVDALAVWAAVKAGDTAPRIDKPSMPRWPDDD, from the coding sequence ATGAACGACCCCTTCGCCACCGTCCTGGACTGCAACGGCCGTGCCCTGGTGCTCGACCGGCCCCGAGTGGTCGGTATCGTCAACGTCACGCCGGATTCGTTCTCCGACGGCGGCCAGCACGACAGCCTCGACGCGGCGTATGCCCATGCGTTGAAGCTGGTGGAGGAGGGGGCGGACATGCTCGACATCGGCGGTGAATCCACCCGCCCCGGTGCCGACGATGTCTCCGTCGAAGATGAGATCCGGCGGGTGGTACCGCTGATCGAGCGCCTCGCCGCGGCGACCACGGTGCCTTTGTCGATCGACACGTCCAAGTCCGAAGTGATGCGCGCCGCCGTCGGTGCGGGCGCGGGCATGATCAACGACGTCTACGCGCTGCGCCGCGAAGGCGCGCTCGACACGGCCGCCGAGTTGCGCGTCCCGGTGTGCCTGATGCACATGCAGGGCGAGCCCCGCCGCATGCAGGATGCCCCGGATTACGACGACGTGGTTGGCGACGTCCATCGCTTCCTCACCGACCGCCTGTTCTCCTGCGAGCTGGCCGGCATCGACAAGCGCCGTGTCCTGGTCGACCCCGGCTTCGGATTCGGCAAGAACCTCGAGCACAACCTCGCCCTGCTGCGCGCCATGGCCCGGTTCGCCGAGCTGGGTGCCGGGGCGTATGCCGGCGTCTCCCGAAAGTCGATGATCGGCGCCATGACGGGCCGGACGGACCCGGCCGCGCGTGTCCACGGCTCGGTGGCGGCGGCCCTGATTGCCGTCCAGCGCGGTGCGATTCTGGTCCGCGTGCACGATGTGGCGCCCACCGTGGACGCCCTGGCGGTCTGGGCCGCTGTCAAAGCCGGGGACACCGCGCCCCGTATCGACAAGCCCTCGATGCCCCGCTGGCCCGACGACGACTGA
- the orn gene encoding oligoribonuclease encodes MTPAHEDNLIWIDLEMTGLDTDNDSILEIATIVTDKDLNVLAEGPVFAISHSDARLQKMDAWNRNQHQRSGLWGRAVESDATPEQAEEATIAFLKQWVPAGKSPMAGNSICQDRRFLHREMQKLERYFHYRNLDVSTLKELSRRWSPEISRGFAKDSAHTALSDIRDSIDELRYYRRFMGPMAGTQQG; translated from the coding sequence ATGACGCCCGCACACGAGGACAACCTCATCTGGATCGACCTGGAGATGACGGGTCTGGACACGGACAACGACTCCATCCTGGAGATCGCCACGATCGTGACCGACAAGGATCTGAACGTGCTGGCCGAAGGCCCGGTCTTCGCCATCTCGCACAGCGACGCCCGCCTGCAGAAAATGGATGCCTGGAACCGCAACCAGCACCAGCGTTCGGGCCTCTGGGGCCGCGCGGTCGAATCCGATGCCACACCCGAGCAGGCCGAAGAGGCCACCATCGCCTTCCTCAAGCAGTGGGTGCCCGCCGGCAAGTCGCCGATGGCCGGCAACTCCATCTGCCAGGACCGCCGCTTCCTGCACCGCGAGATGCAGAAGCTGGAGCGCTACTTCCACTACCGCAATCTCGACGTGTCCACGCTGAAGGAGCTGTCGCGCCGCTGGTCGCCGGAGATCTCGCGCGGCTTCGCCAAGGATTCCGCGCACACGGCGCTGTCCGACATCCGCGATTCGATCGACGAGCTGCGTTATTACCGCCGTTTCATGGGCCCCATGGCGGGCACCCAGCAGGGCTGA
- the sbcB gene encoding exodeoxyribonuclease I, whose protein sequence is MAEPTFFWHDYETFGADPRRDRPSQFAGIRTDADLNVVGEPLMIYCKPPRDMPPQPAACLITGIAPQLTEREGMRETEFAAAIHEQLAMPGTCTVGYNSLRFDDEFTRHLLYRNFYDPYGREWENGNSRWDLIDLVRLCEALRPDGIVWPTREDGSASFKLEHLATANGLKQDRAHDALSDVEALIALARLIRQHQPKLWDWYYGLRRKQRVFELLDIAAMTPVVHVSSRYPASRHCLTVIAPLAAHPSRAGEVIVYDLSADPTDLLTLDDGDVADRVFTSRADLPEGVERVALRTVRANQAPALAPLSVLKGVDHGRLGLDMAAVERHLAMLRQADGLAEKLRRIYGHAASLPPAEDAELSLYGGFLPDADRRLLGEVRATPPDQLGTRPFPFRDPRYPELLFRYRARNWPETLSPDEQERWASFRLDRLTRRSALTTLTLDDYNAELATLRALPGSPLPLLDELEAWGLELALN, encoded by the coding sequence ATGGCCGAACCGACCTTCTTCTGGCACGACTACGAAACCTTCGGCGCCGATCCCCGCCGGGACCGCCCCAGCCAGTTCGCCGGCATCCGTACCGATGCGGACCTGAACGTCGTCGGCGAGCCCCTGATGATCTACTGCAAGCCGCCGCGGGACATGCCTCCGCAGCCGGCCGCCTGCCTGATTACCGGGATCGCCCCGCAGCTCACCGAACGTGAAGGCATGCGGGAAACCGAGTTCGCCGCGGCCATCCACGAGCAACTGGCGATGCCGGGCACCTGCACGGTGGGCTACAACTCGCTGCGCTTCGACGATGAGTTCACCCGCCATCTCCTCTACCGGAATTTCTACGACCCTTACGGGCGGGAATGGGAGAACGGCAATTCCCGCTGGGACCTGATCGACCTGGTGCGCCTGTGCGAGGCTCTGCGCCCCGACGGCATTGTCTGGCCGACGCGTGAAGACGGCAGCGCCAGCTTCAAGCTGGAGCACCTGGCCACGGCCAACGGGCTGAAACAGGACCGCGCGCACGACGCCCTCTCCGACGTCGAGGCCCTGATTGCCCTCGCCCGCCTGATCCGCCAGCACCAGCCGAAACTGTGGGACTGGTATTACGGGCTGCGCCGCAAGCAACGGGTGTTCGAGCTGCTCGACATCGCCGCGATGACGCCGGTAGTGCACGTGTCCTCGCGCTATCCGGCGAGCCGTCATTGCCTCACGGTCATCGCGCCGCTGGCCGCGCATCCCTCGCGGGCCGGCGAAGTCATCGTCTACGACCTCAGCGCCGATCCCACCGACCTGCTCACCCTCGACGACGGCGATGTGGCCGATCGCGTCTTCACCTCGCGCGCCGACCTGCCGGAAGGCGTGGAGCGGGTCGCCCTGCGCACCGTTCGCGCGAACCAGGCACCGGCGCTCGCGCCGTTGTCCGTGCTCAAGGGGGTCGACCACGGCCGTCTGGGCCTCGACATGGCCGCCGTGGAGCGCCACCTCGCCATGCTGCGCCAGGCCGATGGCCTGGCCGAGAAGCTGCGCCGCATCTACGGCCACGCCGCGTCGCTACCGCCGGCCGAGGATGCGGAACTCTCCCTCTATGGCGGCTTCCTGCCGGACGCGGACCGCCGCCTGCTCGGCGAGGTGCGTGCGACGCCGCCCGACCAGCTCGGCACGCGTCCCTTTCCGTTCCGCGACCCGCGTTACCCGGAGCTGCTGTTCCGCTATCGCGCGCGCAACTGGCCGGAAACGCTCAGCCCCGACGAACAGGAACGCTGGGCATCCTTCCGCCTCGACCGTCTCACCCGGCGCAGCGCGCTGACCACGCTCACCCTCGACGACTACAACGCCGAGCTTGCCACCCTGCGCGCCCTGCCCGGCTCGCCTCTTCCGTTGCTCGACGAGCTGGAAGCCTGGGGCCTCGAACTCGCACTGAACTGA